A region from the Sphingopyxis lindanitolerans genome encodes:
- the galE gene encoding UDP-glucose 4-epimerase GalE translates to MKVFVTGGAGYIGSHTLVQLLSAGHEVCVFDNYCNSSPIALARVRQLTNRDLAVVEADICDDDALTRAVTAFAPDAVIHFAGLKAVGESNDVPLLYYRTNVSGTMNLLGAMDAAGCRRIVFSSSATVYGEAHYLPFDEDHPIAPTNPYGRTKAMAEGVISDWVRATPGGSAILLRYFNPVGAHESGRIGENPQGIPNNLMPFVAQVAVGRRDKLSIFGDDYETRDGTGERDYIHVVDLADAHLAALEHAVRAAGCEAVNIGTGRGITVKELIAAYERACGHSLATEIVARRAGDVASSYAATTKAADLLRWNAKLGIDAMCASSWQWQSNNPEGF, encoded by the coding sequence ATGAAAGTCTTCGTTACCGGCGGAGCGGGCTATATCGGCAGCCATACGCTCGTCCAGTTGCTGTCCGCGGGCCACGAGGTCTGCGTCTTCGACAATTATTGCAACAGCTCGCCGATCGCGCTCGCGCGGGTGCGCCAGCTCACCAATCGCGACCTGGCCGTGGTCGAAGCCGATATTTGCGACGACGACGCGCTGACGCGCGCGGTGACCGCCTTCGCGCCCGATGCCGTGATCCATTTCGCCGGTTTAAAGGCCGTCGGGGAATCGAACGATGTTCCGCTGCTTTATTATCGGACCAACGTCAGCGGAACGATGAACCTGCTCGGCGCGATGGACGCCGCGGGATGCCGGCGCATCGTCTTTTCCTCCTCCGCCACGGTGTATGGCGAGGCCCATTATCTGCCCTTCGACGAAGACCATCCCATCGCGCCGACCAACCCCTATGGCCGCACCAAGGCGATGGCCGAGGGCGTGATCTCCGACTGGGTGCGCGCGACTCCCGGCGGTTCGGCCATATTGCTGCGCTATTTCAATCCGGTCGGCGCGCATGAATCGGGCCGGATCGGCGAGAATCCCCAGGGCATCCCCAACAATCTGATGCCCTTCGTCGCGCAGGTAGCTGTGGGGCGCCGCGACAAGCTGTCGATCTTCGGCGACGATTATGAGACGCGCGACGGCACTGGCGAGCGCGATTATATCCATGTCGTCGACCTTGCCGACGCCCATCTTGCCGCGCTCGAACATGCGGTGCGCGCGGCCGGGTGCGAAGCGGTCAATATCGGCACCGGCCGGGGGATCACGGTCAAAGAGCTTATCGCCGCTTATGAACGTGCGTGCGGGCATTCTCTCGCCACCGAAATCGTGGCACGCCGCGCAGGCGACGTCGCCAGCAGCTATGCAGCGACGACAAAAGCGGCGGATTTGCTCCGCTGGAACGCCAAGCTCGGGATCGACGCCATGTGCGCGAGTTCGTGGCAATGGCAGTCGAACAATCCCGAAGGCTTTTGA